The Cellulomonas shaoxiangyii sequence CGTCGAGCGTCTCGGTGAGCGTGCCGATCTGGTTGAGCTTGACCAGCAGCGAGTTCGCCGCCTTGAGCTTGATGCCCTTGGCCAGGCGCTCGGGGTTGGTGACGAACAGGTCGTCGCCGACGATCTGGACCTTGTCGCCGATGCGCGACATGAGCGCGACCCACGCCTCCCAGTCGTCCTCGGCCAGCGGGTCCTCGATGGAGACCAGCGGGTAGTCCGCGACGAGCGCCTCGTAGTACTCGATCATCGCGGCCGACTGCAGCTTCTGACCCTCGAAGGCGTACTTGTCGTCGGAGAAGAACTCCGTCGCCGCGACGTCGAGCGCGAGCGCGACGTCGCGGCCGGGCACGAAGCCGGCCTTCTCGATCGCGACGATGATGAGGTCGAGCGCGTCGCGGTTGCTCGGCAGGTTCGGCGCGAAGCCGCCCTCGTCGCCGAGGCCCGTCGAGAGGCCCTTGCTCTTCAGCACGGACTTCAGCGAGTGGTAGACCTCGGTGCCGGTGCGCAGCGCCTCACGGAACGTGAGGGCGCCGATCGGGGCGACCATGAACTCCTGGACGTCGACGTTGGAGTCGGCGTGCGACCCACCGTTGAGGATGTTCATCATCGGCACGGGCAGGACGTGCGCGTTGGGGCCGCCGACGTAGCGGAACAGCGGCAGGTCGGCCGAGTCGGCCGCGGCCTTGGCGACCGCGAGCGAGACGCCCAGGATCGCGTTCGCGCCGAGCTTGCCCTTGTTGGGCGTGCCGTCGAGCTCGATGAGCGCGGCGTCGACGAGGCGCTGCTCGCTCGCGTCGAAGCCGACGAGCTCGGGGGCGATGTCGTCGATGACGGCGTTCACCGCACCCTGGACGCCCTTGCCGCCGTAGCGGGGCTCGTCGGAGTCGCGACGCTCGACGGCCTCGAACGCTCCCGTGGACGCGCCCGAGGGGACGGCCGCGCGGGCGATCGTGCCGTCGTCGAGGGCGACCTCGACCTCGACAGTGGGGTTGCCGCGCGAGTCCAGGATCTCGCGGGCGCCGACGGCCTCGATGCTGGCCATGGTGCTCCTTCGACAGACGGTGGGGATACGACCTCAGCCTAGTCGTGACCTGCAGGACCGCCCGGGGGACCTTCGACCGGTGGACGGAACGCCCGTGACCAGCACCGACGCGGGTGCGACGATCGGGGCGTGCACGCACGCGACGCGACCGGCGCCCCACCGCCCGGCGCACCGTCCCCGGGCCCTGCGCCGGCGCGGCTCGCGTCGGTCGTCACCCGCCTGCGCGCGGCCGGGTGCGTGTTCGCGGAGGACGAGGCCGCGCTGCTGCTCGCGGCGGCGCTGGCGGCGGGGCGGCACGGGACGACGGCCGCCGACGGCACGGTCCGCACGGCGCCCTCCCCCGCCACGGCCGACGAGGTCCTCGAGGGCCTGGTCGCGCGGCGCGTCACCGGCGAGCCGCTGGAGACGGTGCTGGGCTGGGTCGGGTTCGCGGGGCTGCGGCTGGCGGTGGGCGCCGGGGTGTTCGTGCCGCGCCGCCGCACCGAGCTGCTCGCGCGCACCGCGGTGCGACTGGCCCGTGGTGCCCGCCCGTCGCCCGTGGTGGTCGAGGCCTGCTGCGGCGTCGCTCCCGTCGCGACGCTCGTGGCGCACGAGGTGCCGGGCGCCGACGTGCACGCGGCGGACCTGGACCCCGCGGCCACGGGGTGGGCGGCCCGCAACCTGGCGGGCCGTGGCCGCGTGTGGACGGGCGACCTCCTCGACCCGCTCCCCGGCACCCTGCGGGGGCGGGTCGACGTGCTCGTCGCGAACGCGCCCTACGTGCCCCACGCCGCGATCGCGACCATGCCGCCCGAGGCGCGCGAGCACGAGCCGCACGTGGCGCTCGACGGCGGTCCGGACGGCGTCGCGGTGCAGCGCCGGCTGCTCGCGGCCGCGCCGGCGTGGGTGCGAGCCGGCGGGCACGTGCTGGTGGAGACGAGCGTGCGGCAGGCGCCGCTCACGCGCGCGGCGTGCCCGCCCGGCTGGACGGTCGACGTGCTGCGCGACGACGACGTGGACGGCACGGTCGTCGTGGCGCGGCGGCCGGGCTGAGCCGGCCAGGCTGAGTCCGCCCGGTGAGTCCGCGGGCCGGACTGTCCAGACGAGGGCCGGCTCCCGGAGGGGCGTGGTCAGGCCACCGTGCAGGGGGTGCCGTCGAGCGCGAACGAGGTGGGCCGCGGGTTGGCGCCGCCGTGCGTCCCGTTGAAGCCGATGTCGACCGAGGCGCCCGGCCTCAGCGCACCGTTCCAGGCGGCGTTGGTGGCGGTGACGGTCGCGCCGGCCTGGGACCACGTGGCCGACCAGCCCTGCGTGACGCGCTGGCCGCCGGGGAACGTGAACGTCAGCGACCAGCCGTCGAGGGGCACCGTCCCGGTGTGGGTGATGCGCACGCCCGCCGTGAAGCCGGTGCTCCAGTCGTGGGTCGTGTACGCGACGCGGCAGGTGGCGGACGGCGTCGGCGTGGGCGTCGGTGTCGGCGTCGGTGTGCGCGTGACCGTGGGCGTGGGCGTGGGCGTCGGCGTGACCGTCGGCGTGGGCGTGGGCGTCGGCGTGGGCGTCGGCGTGGGCGTCCGCGTCGGCGTGACCGTCGGCGTCGGCGTCGGCTCGATGCGGGAGGGGTCGACGATCCCCCAGTACGCCGGCTTGACCTGCAGGGCGCCGTCGAACAGCAGCGGCGCGGCGCCCGCGCGCAGCCACGTGCGCGAGTCCTCCAGCCCCCACACCGTGACGGACGTCAGCGACGACGCGTGGCGCTCGAGCATCGCGAACACGTCGCGGTAGTAGTAGCCCTGCTCGAGCAGCCGGTCGGCCGGCGGTGCGCCCCAGGACTCGCCGGCGTCGCGGTACGTCGAGACGTCGAGCTCGGTGACCGCCTGCGTGACGTCGAGCGCCTCGAAGGCCTCGATCGTGTCCTCGATCATGGCGATCGAGCGGCCGACCTCCACGTGCAGCTGGTGCCCGACCCCGTCGACGGGCACGCCCTGCGCGAGGAGGTCCGTGACGAGCCGAAGGTACGGCGCGCGCTTGTCCGGGTACTCGGAGTTGTAGTCGTTGATGAAGAGCAGCACCTCCGGGCCGAACGCCTCGCGTGCGTACCGGAACGCGTCGGCGACGTAGGACGGGCCGAGCACGCGGTACCACTCGCTGCGGCGCAGTCCGTCCGGCTGGCTCTCGTCGATCACCTCGTTGACGACGTCGAACGCGAAGACCGGGTTGCCGGCCGTGCCGTACTCGCCGTACGTCTCCCGGTAGTGGTCGGCGACGGCCTCGATGTGGGTGCGCAGCCGCTCGCGCAGCAGCGCCTGGTCCGCCGCGGACGTCGTCAGCGGGGACCCGTCGGCGCCCTGGAAGAACCACGCGGGGGTCTGCTGGTGCCACAGCAGGGTGTGGCCGTAGACGCGCATGCCGTGCTCGAGCGCGTAGTCGACGAGCCCGTCGGCGGCACCGAACGTGAACGTCCCCTCGGTCGGCTGCACCGCGTCGGGCTTCAGCTGGTTGCCCGGGGTGATCTGCACCGCGTGGTGGGCCAGGAGCTCGCCGCGGCCGCCGAGGGTGTCCTGCGGCTCGACCGCGATGCCGAAGGGGAAGGAGCCGGCGACGGCCTCGGCCACGGACGGCACCGACAGGTCGGGCGTGTACCGCACGCCCGTGACCAGCACGTCGTCGAGCATGACGTCGGTGCGGGACGAGGTGGACTCGACGTACAGGGACGCCGTGTCGAACGGGCCGGGCGTGTAGGTCGCGAGCACCTGCTGCCACTCGCCGGTCACGCCGGTCACGGTGGCGACCGTGTCGTAGGACGCCACCCCGTCGACGTCCCGCTGCACGGACACCCGCAGGTCGGCCGGCGCCGGGCCGTCCCCGGGCAGCTTGAGCCACAGCCCGATCGTGTAGGTCGTGCCCGGCTCGAACACGTCCGTCACGGGGACGGCCGCACCGTCCCACCACTCGGTCCGGCCCTGCACGAGCAGGCTCCGGTCCCCGCGCGGCCCGTCCTCGGTCGTCGTCGCGACGGTGACCGCGCCCCCGCGCGGCCCCCAACCGTCCGTGCCGGTCTCGAAGTCGCTCGACAGCACCACGGCCGGCGACGCCGCACGGGCCGGGGCGGCGAGCGTCGCGGCGAGCGCGCCGGCCGCGACGAGGACGGCCACGACGGCCGCCGCGACGAGGGCGACCGTCGACCGCGGGGTCACGGGTGCGGGACGGGCGGGCGACATGGGCGGGCTCCTCGCGACGAGGGGCCGTCACGGCACGGCCCCGCGCGACGCTAGGAGCCCGCACCGGGCCGGCGCACCTACCGAATCGTTTCCGCGGACCCGGTCGTCTCACCCCGCCGTCAGCGGCGCGACGATGCGCTCCACCTGGTCCTTCGCGTCGCCGAACAGCATCACGGTGTTCTCCCGGAAGAACAGCGGGTTCTGCACCCCGGCGTACCCGGTGGCCATCGACCGCTTGAACACGACGACCTGCTTGGCCTTCCACACCTCGAGCACGGGCATCCCGGCGATCGGCGAGGTGGGGTCGTCGAGCGCCGCGGGGTTGACGGTGTCGTTCGCGCCGATGACGAGGACGACGTCGGTCTGCGCCAGGTCGCCGTTGATCTCGTCCATCTCGAGCACGATGTCGTAGGGCACCTTCGCCTCGGCGAGCAGCACGTTCATGTGGCCGGGCAGGCGCCCCGCGACGGGGTGCACCGCGAACCGCACGTCGACGCCCCGGGCGCGCAGGCGCGCGGTCAGGTCGGCCACGGGGTACTGCGCCTTCGCCACGGCCATGCCGTAGCCGGGCGTGATGACGACGGTGCGCGCCTCGCGGAGCATGTCGGCGACCTCCGCCGCCGTGGTCTCACGGTGCTCGCCGTGCTCCTGCGCGCCGCCCGCCACGACCGTGCCGCCCTCGGCGCCGTAGCCGCCGAGGATCACGGAGACGAACGACCGGTTCATCGCCTTGCACATGAGCCACGACAGGATCGCGCCGGACGAGCCGACGAGCGCACCGACGACGATGAGCAGGTCGTTGCCGAGCATGAACCCGGCCGCGGCGGCAGCCCAGCCCGAGTACGAGTTGAGCATCGACACGACGACGGGCATGTCGCCGCCGCCGATCGCGGCCACGAGGTGCCAGCCGAGCGCGAGCGCGACGAGCGTCATGAGCAGGAGCGGCAGCACCGACGGCGCCGCGAGGAACCACGCGAGCAGCCCGCCGGACAGCACGAGCGCGCCGAGGTTGAGCAGGTTGCGGCCCGGCAGGGTCAGGGGCGCGGACCGGGTGCGCCCGGACAGCTTGAGGAACGCGACGACCGAGCCCGTGAACGTGACGGCACCGATGAGCACGCCGAGGAACACCTCGACGAGGTGCACGGCGTCCGGCTCCTCGGTGAGGAAGGAGTTGTAGCCGACGAGCACGGCCGCGAGCCCGACGAACGAGTGCAGGATCGCGATCATCTCGGGCATCTGCGTCATCTCGACGCTGCGTGCGCGCCACGTGCCGACGACGGCGCCGATGGCCAGGGCCATCGCGATCAGCAGGAGCGTCACGGGGACGGGCCGCTCGGAGACGTCGGCCGCCAGCAGCACGGTCGCGAGCAGGGCCAGGCCCATCCCGCCCATACCGAGCAGGTTGCCGCGCCGGGCCGTCTCCTGCTTGCTCAGGCCCGCGAGGGACAGGACGAACAGGAGCGCCGCGACCAGGTACACGGCCTGCGCCAGGGACGTGAGCACGGCGTCAGGCCTCCTTGCGGAACATGGTGATCATGCGGTTCGCGACGAGGAACCCGCCGAAGATGTTGATCGCCGCCACCGTCGCGGCGACGAACGCCAGCGTGGTGACGACCCAGGAGTCGTCGCCGATCTGCAGCAGCGCGCCGACGAGGATGATCCCGCTGATCGCGTTGGTGGTGGCCATCAGCGGCGTGTGCAGCGAGTGGCTCACGTGCGAGATGACGTAGTAGCCGACGACCACCGCGAGCGCGAAGACCGTCGCGTGGCCCACGAACGATGCCGGTGCCGCCGTGAGCGCGAGCGTCGCGAGCACCGCCGCGAGCGCGTACAGGACGCTGCGGCGCTGCGACCGGCGGCGGGCGTCCGCCTGCGTGGCCGCGGCGCGTGCGGCCGCCTGCTCGGACGTCTCGACCGGTGCGGGCGCGGCGGGCGGCGCGGGCAGCGCCGAGACGGCCACGGGCGGCGGCGGCCAGAGCACGTCGCCGGCGTGCGCGACGGTCATGCCGCGCTGCACCGGGTCGTCGAGGTCCAGGACGACCGTGCCGTCCTTGCCGGGCGTCAGCAGCGCCATGAGGTGGACGATGTTCGTGCCGAACAGCTGCGACGTGTGCTGCGGCATGCGGCTCGGCAGGTCCGTCCAGCCGAGGACCACGACGCCGTTCGCCGTGACGACCCGCTCGCCGGGCACGGTGAGCTCGCAGTTGCCGCCGCCGGACGCGGCCAGGTCGACGACCACCGACCCCGGGCGCATCGCGGCCACCATCTCCGCGGTGATGGTCGTCGGGGCCGTGCCGCGCACCAGTGCGGTCGTGACGACGACGTCGGCCCACGCGGTCTGCTCGGCGTACATCGCACCGGTCAGGCGCTCCTGGTCGGCCGTGAGCTCGCGCGCGTACCCGTCCGACGACACCTCCTGCGCGGCGCCCTCGGCGCGCACGAACTGCGCGCCCATCGACTCGATCTGCTCGCCGACCTCCGGCCGCACGTCGAACGCGCGCACCTGCGCGCCGAGGCTGCCGGCCGTGCCGATCGCCGCGAGCCCCGCGACCCCCGCCCCGATCACGAACACGCGTGCCGGCGGGGTCTTGCCCGCCGCGGTGACCTGGCCGGTGAACATGCCGCCGAACTCCTCGGCGGCCTCGATCACGGCCCGGTACCCGGCGACGTTCGACAGGGTCGAGAGCACGTCGAGCGCCTGCGCGCGGGAGATGCGCGGCACCGCGTCGAGCGCGAGGCCCGTCACGCCGCGCACCGCGAGGCGCGCGGCCAGACCGGGGTCGGCGAAGGGCTGCATCATCGCGACGAGGACGGCGCCGGGGCGCAGGTGCTCGACGTCCTCGGCCCGCGGTGGGTGCACCGCGGTGACGACGTCGCTCGCCCACACGTCGGCGGCGTCGGCGACCCGGGCGCCGGCCGCCTCGTACGCCGCGTCGGCGAAGGTCGCGCCGCTGCCGGCGCCGCGCTCGACCACGACGTCGTACCCCAGGTCCCGCAGGGCGGCGACCGTGCGGGGTGTCGCGGCGACGAGCCGCTCCCCCGGCCGGTGCTCGCGTGGGACGCCGATCCTCATGGCTGCTCCTCGCTGTCACGCCGCGCACGGGCGGTCGCCCGGCGCGCGTCCATCGTGGGGGGACGCGTCGCCGCACACCCCGGACCTCGGTCCCAGAAAGCGCTTACCGCCACGGCCGCGGGGCGCCGGCGGCCGCGTCGCCGCGCTCCGCCGCCCGCAGACCGACCTCCCACGCGGCGGCCGCACGACGCAGCGCCCCCTCGGCGTCCACGCCGTCGCGCTCGGCCTCGAGGACGAGCGCGAGCAGCCGCGCCCCGAGGGCCGACTCGACGGCGGCATCCGGGGAGGGGGTGGCGGCGACCGGGGTGCCGGCGGCAGGCGCGTCGGCGGCGGGTGCGTCGGCGGCAGGCGTGCCGGTGGCAGGCGTGCCGGTGGCCGGGGCGTCGGCGTGCGGTGTGCCGGGGACGGGCCTGCCCACGGCCGGCGCGTCGGCATCCGGGGCCGTGGCGGCCTCGACGACCGGGGCGGTGACCACGGCCACCGCGGCGTCGACGTCGTTCCGGTCGTCGGGGTGCACCGCGTCGGTGGAAAGCGGCACGGTGTCCGCCGGCGCCCCGGCCGGGACGTCGGCGCGTGCGGGGACGGCGGCCGCGGCCTGCGGGGCGGACGCGGCGGCACCCTCGTGCGGGGTGCCGCCGGCGGGTGCGTCGGGGGCGGCGGACGTCAGCAGGCCGGCCCGCGCGGCCTTGCCGGCGACCTTCTGCGTGCGCGCGAGCGCGCCGAGGGAGGCCGGCACGC is a genomic window containing:
- the eno gene encoding phosphopyruvate hydratase — encoded protein: MASIEAVGAREILDSRGNPTVEVEVALDDGTIARAAVPSGASTGAFEAVERRDSDEPRYGGKGVQGAVNAVIDDIAPELVGFDASEQRLVDAALIELDGTPNKGKLGANAILGVSLAVAKAAADSADLPLFRYVGGPNAHVLPVPMMNILNGGSHADSNVDVQEFMVAPIGALTFREALRTGTEVYHSLKSVLKSKGLSTGLGDEGGFAPNLPSNRDALDLIIVAIEKAGFVPGRDVALALDVAATEFFSDDKYAFEGQKLQSAAMIEYYEALVADYPLVSIEDPLAEDDWEAWVALMSRIGDKVQIVGDDLFVTNPERLAKGIKLKAANSLLVKLNQIGTLTETLDAVSLAQRNGFTTMTSHRSGETEDTTIADLSVATNAGQIKTGAPARGERINKYNQLLRIEEELDDAGIYAGASAFPRFQA
- a CDS encoding putative protein N(5)-glutamine methyltransferase, translated to MHARDATGAPPPGAPSPGPAPARLASVVTRLRAAGCVFAEDEAALLLAAALAAGRHGTTAADGTVRTAPSPATADEVLEGLVARRVTGEPLETVLGWVGFAGLRLAVGAGVFVPRRRTELLARTAVRLARGARPSPVVVEACCGVAPVATLVAHEVPGADVHAADLDPAATGWAARNLAGRGRVWTGDLLDPLPGTLRGRVDVLVANAPYVPHAAIATMPPEAREHEPHVALDGGPDGVAVQRRLLAAAPAWVRAGGHVLVETSVRQAPLTRAACPPGWTVDVLRDDDVDGTVVVARRPG
- a CDS encoding endo-1,4-beta-xylanase, which translates into the protein MSPARPAPVTPRSTVALVAAAVVAVLVAAGALAATLAAPARAASPAVVLSSDFETGTDGWGPRGGAVTVATTTEDGPRGDRSLLVQGRTEWWDGAAVPVTDVFEPGTTYTIGLWLKLPGDGPAPADLRVSVQRDVDGVASYDTVATVTGVTGEWQQVLATYTPGPFDTASLYVESTSSRTDVMLDDVLVTGVRYTPDLSVPSVAEAVAGSFPFGIAVEPQDTLGGRGELLAHHAVQITPGNQLKPDAVQPTEGTFTFGAADGLVDYALEHGMRVYGHTLLWHQQTPAWFFQGADGSPLTTSAADQALLRERLRTHIEAVADHYRETYGEYGTAGNPVFAFDVVNEVIDESQPDGLRRSEWYRVLGPSYVADAFRYAREAFGPEVLLFINDYNSEYPDKRAPYLRLVTDLLAQGVPVDGVGHQLHVEVGRSIAMIEDTIEAFEALDVTQAVTELDVSTYRDAGESWGAPPADRLLEQGYYYRDVFAMLERHASSLTSVTVWGLEDSRTWLRAGAAPLLFDGALQVKPAYWGIVDPSRIEPTPTPTVTPTRTPTPTPTPTPTPTPTVTPTPTPTPTVTRTPTPTPTPTPTPSATCRVAYTTHDWSTGFTAGVRITHTGTVPLDGWSLTFTFPGGQRVTQGWSATWSQAGATVTATNAAWNGALRPGASVDIGFNGTHGGANPRPTSFALDGTPCTVA
- the pntB gene encoding Re/Si-specific NAD(P)(+) transhydrogenase subunit beta; its protein translation is MLTSLAQAVYLVAALLFVLSLAGLSKQETARRGNLLGMGGMGLALLATVLLAADVSERPVPVTLLLIAMALAIGAVVGTWRARSVEMTQMPEMIAILHSFVGLAAVLVGYNSFLTEEPDAVHLVEVFLGVLIGAVTFTGSVVAFLKLSGRTRSAPLTLPGRNLLNLGALVLSGGLLAWFLAAPSVLPLLLMTLVALALGWHLVAAIGGGDMPVVVSMLNSYSGWAAAAAGFMLGNDLLIVVGALVGSSGAILSWLMCKAMNRSFVSVILGGYGAEGGTVVAGGAQEHGEHRETTAAEVADMLREARTVVITPGYGMAVAKAQYPVADLTARLRARGVDVRFAVHPVAGRLPGHMNVLLAEAKVPYDIVLEMDEINGDLAQTDVVLVIGANDTVNPAALDDPTSPIAGMPVLEVWKAKQVVVFKRSMATGYAGVQNPLFFRENTVMLFGDAKDQVERIVAPLTAG
- a CDS encoding Re/Si-specific NAD(P)(+) transhydrogenase subunit alpha, with amino-acid sequence MRIGVPREHRPGERLVAATPRTVAALRDLGYDVVVERGAGSGATFADAAYEAAGARVADAADVWASDVVTAVHPPRAEDVEHLRPGAVLVAMMQPFADPGLAARLAVRGVTGLALDAVPRISRAQALDVLSTLSNVAGYRAVIEAAEEFGGMFTGQVTAAGKTPPARVFVIGAGVAGLAAIGTAGSLGAQVRAFDVRPEVGEQIESMGAQFVRAEGAAQEVSSDGYARELTADQERLTGAMYAEQTAWADVVVTTALVRGTAPTTITAEMVAAMRPGSVVVDLAASGGGNCELTVPGERVVTANGVVVLGWTDLPSRMPQHTSQLFGTNIVHLMALLTPGKDGTVVLDLDDPVQRGMTVAHAGDVLWPPPPVAVSALPAPPAAPAPVETSEQAAARAAATQADARRRSQRRSVLYALAAVLATLALTAAPASFVGHATVFALAVVVGYYVISHVSHSLHTPLMATTNAISGIILVGALLQIGDDSWVVTTLAFVAATVAAINIFGGFLVANRMITMFRKEA
- a CDS encoding MazG nucleotide pyrophosphohydrolase domain-containing protein, which codes for MTSDPARRRRGGRHAVPASAEDAQPAEGAVDAMASDAAAPDATAPDVPAEVAAAAAPAAAAFGRLVAVMDRLRSPGGCPWDAEQTHASLVPYALEEVHELAEAVDAGDRVGLREELGDVLLQVVFHARVAQEDPADPFDVAEVADRLVAKLVRRHPHVFGDEAGSPAPGDVHRRWDEAKRAEKPARVSALDGVPASLGALARTQKVAGKAARAGLLTSAAPDAPAGGTPHEGAAASAPQAAAAVPARADVPAGAPADTVPLSTDAVHPDDRNDVDAAVAVVTAPVVEAATAPDADAPAVGRPVPGTPHADAPATGTPATGTPAADAPAADAPAAGTPVAATPSPDAAVESALGARLLALVLEAERDGVDAEGALRRAAAAWEVGLRAAERGDAAAGAPRPWR